From the Amycolatopsis thermoflava N1165 genome, one window contains:
- a CDS encoding HAD family hydrolase, whose protein sequence is MTGWVVFDYGEVICGRTTALPDLAATLGVPLAEFEPHYWRLRDAYDRGCADLEYWGGVGEALGVPVDESTSERLTEIDIRGWSDVRESSLELLAGLSEAGVPLALLSNAPSSFARFAERQDWMRHFRVRVFSGDVGVAKPDAEIFELLVARLGVPAGDCVFFDDRQSNVDGARAAGLRAHVWDGADAARALL, encoded by the coding sequence GTGACCGGGTGGGTGGTGTTCGACTACGGCGAGGTGATCTGCGGCCGGACGACCGCCTTGCCGGATCTGGCGGCCACGCTGGGTGTGCCGCTGGCGGAGTTCGAGCCGCACTACTGGCGGCTGCGGGACGCCTACGACCGCGGCTGCGCGGACCTGGAGTACTGGGGCGGGGTCGGCGAGGCGCTCGGCGTGCCCGTCGACGAGTCCACATCGGAGCGGCTGACCGAGATCGACATCCGCGGCTGGTCGGACGTGCGGGAGTCGTCGCTGGAGCTGCTGGCCGGGTTGAGCGAGGCCGGGGTGCCGCTGGCGCTGTTGTCCAACGCGCCGTCCTCGTTCGCCCGGTTCGCCGAGCGGCAGGACTGGATGCGGCACTTCCGCGTCCGGGTGTTCTCCGGCGACGTCGGTGTGGCCAAGCCGGACGCGGAGATCTTCGAACTGCTCGTCGCCCGCCTGGGCGTGCCGGCGGGCGACTGCGTCTTCTTCGACGACCGCCAGTCCAATGTGGATGGCGCGCGGGCGGCCGGCCTGCGCGCGCACGTGTGGGACGGGGCCGACGCGGCGCGCGCTCTGCTCTAG
- a CDS encoding SigE family RNA polymerase sigma factor, whose translation MDEGDERDFAEYFAAKRDSVRRTAYLLCGDWHRADDLAQTAFVALHRKWNRIRDRAATDAYVRKTLVRASIDESRRPWRRERHVEQLPEPEPAGARMDDQVATRADLLAGLRAVPPKQRAVLVLRYFEGLDVAGVAKVLGCSEGNVKSQTARGLANLRDALGEEVEAGG comes from the coding sequence GTGGACGAGGGTGACGAGCGGGACTTCGCGGAGTACTTCGCGGCAAAACGCGACTCCGTGCGCCGGACCGCGTACCTGCTCTGCGGCGACTGGCACCGCGCGGACGACCTCGCGCAGACGGCGTTCGTGGCGCTGCACCGGAAGTGGAACCGCATCCGGGATCGCGCCGCGACCGACGCCTACGTGCGGAAGACGCTGGTCCGGGCGTCGATCGACGAGTCGAGACGGCCCTGGCGGAGGGAGCGGCACGTGGAGCAGCTGCCCGAGCCCGAGCCCGCGGGCGCCCGGATGGACGACCAGGTCGCCACGCGCGCGGACCTGCTGGCCGGGCTGCGCGCGGTGCCGCCGAAGCAGCGCGCCGTGCTGGTCCTGCGGTACTTCGAGGGGCTGGACGTGGCCGGTGTCGCGAAGGTCCTCGGCTGCAGCGAGGGGAACGTGAAGAGCCAGACCGCTCGGGGGCTGGCGAACCTGCGCGACGCGCTGGGCGAGGAGGTGGAAGCCGGTGGATGA
- a CDS encoding pyridoxal phosphate-dependent aminotransferase encodes MVASASFPGPAKRADVAPFHVMEVLSAAAARQRTHGDVVSLAAGQPSAGAPKPVLEAAARALQDQNLGYTVQLGIPELREAIAGHYDRRYGMTVSPEDVIVTTGSSGGFMLSFLSAFDAGARVAMARPGYPAYRNLLSALGCEVVEFATDESTRFQPTVDLLDELGPLDGLIVASPTNPAGTALPPGELAAIAGWCSSRGVQLISDEIYHGISYGTELGCAWQSTTESIVLGSFSKYFAMTGWRLGWMLAPKRLHRAVDVLTGNLNICAPALAQHAAVAAFEPESYAELDGHVAHYRRNRDLLLDGLASIGLTRVAPVDGAFYAYVDVSEHTTDSLSWCQRLLADTGVAITPGIDFDPVDGGKFVRFSFAGSESDVTEGVARLGRWLSGGTPSFP; translated from the coding sequence ATGGTCGCCTCAGCCTCGTTTCCCGGTCCGGCCAAGCGGGCGGACGTCGCGCCCTTCCACGTCATGGAGGTGCTCTCCGCGGCCGCCGCCCGGCAGCGGACCCACGGGGACGTCGTCAGCCTCGCCGCGGGGCAGCCCAGCGCGGGCGCGCCCAAGCCGGTCCTGGAGGCGGCCGCACGCGCTCTACAGGACCAGAACCTGGGCTACACCGTCCAGCTCGGCATCCCCGAGCTCCGCGAAGCCATCGCCGGGCACTACGACCGCCGCTACGGGATGACTGTCAGCCCGGAGGACGTCATCGTCACCACCGGGTCCTCGGGCGGCTTCATGCTGTCGTTCCTGTCCGCCTTCGACGCCGGCGCCCGCGTCGCCATGGCCCGGCCCGGCTACCCGGCCTACCGCAACCTGCTGTCCGCCCTCGGCTGCGAGGTCGTCGAGTTCGCCACCGACGAGAGCACCCGCTTCCAGCCGACCGTCGACCTGCTCGACGAGCTCGGTCCGCTCGACGGGTTGATCGTGGCGAGCCCGACCAACCCGGCAGGCACCGCGCTGCCGCCCGGCGAGCTCGCCGCCATCGCAGGCTGGTGTTCGTCCCGCGGCGTGCAGCTGATCAGCGACGAGATCTACCACGGCATCTCCTACGGCACCGAGCTCGGCTGCGCCTGGCAGTCCACCACCGAATCGATCGTGCTCGGCTCGTTCTCCAAGTACTTCGCCATGACCGGCTGGCGGCTGGGCTGGATGCTCGCCCCGAAGCGCCTGCACCGCGCGGTCGACGTGCTCACCGGCAACCTCAACATCTGCGCCCCGGCGCTCGCCCAGCACGCGGCCGTCGCCGCGTTCGAGCCGGAGTCCTACGCCGAGCTGGACGGGCACGTCGCCCACTACCGGCGCAACCGCGACCTGCTGCTGGACGGCCTCGCGAGCATCGGGCTGACCCGCGTCGCCCCGGTGGACGGCGCGTTCTACGCCTACGTCGACGTCTCCGAGCACACCACCGACAGCCTGAGCTGGTGCCAGCGGCTGCTCGCCGACACCGGCGTCGCGATCACCCCGGGCATCGACTTCGACCCCGTGGACGGCGGGAAGTTCGTCCGGTTCTCGTTCGCGGGCTCCGAGTCCGACGTCACCGAGGGGGTCGCGCGCCTGGGCCGGTGGCTCTCCGGGGGAACCCCCAGTTTTCCCTGA
- a CDS encoding TetR/AcrR family transcriptional regulator, with translation MTSGASTPKGERRRAALIEAAAELLVEGGFDAIRHRAVAERAGLPLASTTYYFDSLDDLISAAAEHHGRAELAKGHAQLDDLPTEHRRIDSVVELVLDQLLGEDPGYEAVLLRYERLVATGRRPYLRPLMRALGAELRELLTEIFARSGLVIERDRLEELIALVDGAVVNALIEVDPDPRAVARARLARALSKLGS, from the coding sequence ATGACGTCCGGAGCGAGCACGCCGAAGGGTGAGCGCAGGCGGGCCGCCCTCATCGAGGCGGCTGCCGAGCTGCTGGTCGAAGGCGGTTTCGACGCGATCCGGCACCGCGCGGTCGCCGAGCGGGCCGGGCTGCCGCTGGCGTCGACGACGTACTACTTCGATTCGCTCGACGACCTCATCAGCGCCGCCGCCGAGCACCACGGCCGCGCCGAGCTGGCGAAGGGGCACGCGCAGCTGGACGACCTGCCGACCGAGCACCGTCGCATCGACAGCGTCGTGGAACTGGTGCTGGACCAGTTGCTCGGCGAGGACCCCGGCTACGAAGCGGTGCTGCTGCGGTACGAGCGGCTGGTGGCGACCGGGCGGCGGCCGTACCTGCGGCCGTTGATGCGGGCGCTCGGCGCGGAGCTGCGGGAGCTGCTGACGGAGATCTTCGCCCGGTCCGGGCTGGTGATCGAGCGGGACCGGCTGGAGGAGCTGATCGCGCTCGTCGACGGCGCCGTGGTCAACGCCTTGATCGAGGTGGATCCGGATCCGCGAGCGGTGGCGCGGGCGAGGCTCGCTCGCGCGCTATCTAAGCTTGGGTCGTGA
- the purB gene encoding adenylosuccinate lyase, which produces MTKPQIPNVLAGRYASPELVSLWSPENKVKLERELWIAVLRAQRDLGVEVPDGVVEDYERVLDQVDLGSIAERERVTRHDVKARIEEFNALAGHEHVHMGMTSRDLTENVEQLQVRRSLELVRSRVAAVLARLAALAAEHAELVMAGRSHNVAAQATTLGKRFATAADELLVAFDRLDDLIGRYPLRGIKGPVGTAQDMLDLLGSAETLAELENRIAAHLAFSRTFTSVGQVYPRSLDFDVLSALVQLAAAPSSLAKTIRLMAGHELVTEGFKPGQVGSSAMPHKMNTRSCERVNGLAVVLRGYLSMIGELAGDQWNEGDVSDSVVRRVALPDAFFALDGLLETFLTVLDEFGAFPAVVARELERYLPFLGTTKVLMASVRAGVGRETAHEAIKEHAVGVALAMREKGADNDLLDRLAADSRVPLDRAGLEQLLADRISFTGVAPAQVAAVVARVEDVLERFPEASKYVPQPIL; this is translated from the coding sequence GTGACGAAACCGCAGATCCCCAACGTCCTCGCCGGTCGCTACGCCTCTCCCGAGCTGGTCTCGCTGTGGTCGCCGGAGAACAAGGTGAAGCTCGAGCGCGAGCTGTGGATCGCGGTGCTGCGCGCCCAGCGCGACCTGGGTGTCGAGGTGCCGGACGGGGTCGTTGAGGACTACGAGCGGGTGCTGGACCAGGTCGACCTCGGCAGCATCGCGGAGCGGGAGCGCGTCACCCGGCACGACGTGAAGGCGCGCATCGAGGAGTTCAACGCGCTGGCCGGGCACGAGCACGTGCACATGGGCATGACGTCGCGCGACCTGACGGAGAACGTCGAGCAGCTGCAGGTCCGGCGGTCGCTGGAGCTGGTGCGCTCGCGGGTGGCCGCGGTGCTGGCGCGGCTGGCGGCGCTGGCCGCCGAGCACGCGGAGCTGGTGATGGCGGGCCGGTCGCACAACGTGGCCGCCCAGGCGACGACGCTGGGCAAGCGCTTCGCGACGGCCGCGGACGAGCTGCTGGTGGCGTTCGACCGGCTGGACGACCTGATCGGGCGGTACCCGTTGCGCGGGATCAAGGGCCCGGTGGGGACGGCGCAGGACATGCTGGACCTGCTGGGTTCCGCGGAGACGCTGGCCGAGCTGGAGAACCGGATCGCCGCGCACCTGGCGTTCTCGCGGACGTTCACCAGCGTGGGGCAGGTGTACCCGCGGTCGCTGGACTTCGACGTGCTGTCCGCGCTGGTGCAGCTGGCGGCGGCGCCGTCGAGCCTGGCGAAGACGATTCGCTTGATGGCCGGGCACGAGCTGGTGACCGAGGGGTTCAAGCCGGGGCAGGTCGGCTCGTCGGCGATGCCGCACAAGATGAACACGCGGTCGTGCGAGCGGGTCAACGGCTTGGCGGTCGTGCTGCGTGGCTACTTGTCGATGATCGGCGAGCTGGCGGGCGACCAGTGGAACGAGGGGGACGTGTCGGATTCGGTGGTGCGCCGGGTCGCGCTGCCGGACGCGTTCTTCGCGCTGGACGGGCTGCTGGAGACGTTCTTGACGGTGCTCGACGAGTTCGGCGCGTTCCCGGCCGTGGTGGCGCGGGAGCTGGAGCGGTACCTGCCGTTCCTGGGGACGACGAAGGTGCTGATGGCGTCGGTGCGGGCCGGGGTCGGCCGGGAGACCGCCCACGAGGCGATCAAGGAGCACGCGGTCGGGGTGGCGCTGGCGATGCGCGAGAAGGGCGCCGACAACGACCTGCTGGACCGGCTCGCGGCCGATTCGCGGGTGCCGCTGGACCGCGCCGGGCTTGAGCAGTTGCTCGCCGACCGGATCTCGTTCACCGGCGTGGCGCCGGCTCAGGTGGCTGCCGTGGTGGCGCGGGTGGAGGACGTACTGGAGCGGTTCCCGGAGGCTTCGAAGTACGTGCCGCAGCCGATCCTCTGA
- a CDS encoding threonine aldolase family protein, which translates to MIDFRSDTVTRPDEQMRRAMASAEVGDNVIDVDPTVRELEERAAAVLGMPAALWTPSGTMANLIALSVHLKRGDRFLAPNNAHVLNNELGSAAWLAGGMPEALPHDGGPGRPKPETVAAAIGTRSGPYYALRTTLLCLENTHNAAGGAVIPPHEHAQLLSTARQAGLQVHLDGARVWHAAVALGLPPAALTVGVDSVSACFSKGLGAPAGSVVAGSREFVERARRMRQMLGGGMRQIGVLAAACLVALDRVPDLAAEHEKARRLADGLRELGWQADTPETNIVLAPVADIAVTLESLQAQGVLALPMAGRVRFVLHRDVSPADVDEALRRIKAGGHP; encoded by the coding sequence TTGATCGACTTCCGCTCTGACACCGTCACTCGTCCGGATGAGCAGATGCGCAGAGCGATGGCGTCCGCTGAGGTCGGCGACAACGTCATCGACGTCGACCCGACGGTCCGCGAGCTCGAGGAGCGCGCGGCCGCGGTCCTCGGCATGCCGGCGGCGCTGTGGACGCCCAGCGGCACGATGGCCAACCTCATCGCCCTGTCCGTCCACCTCAAGCGCGGCGACCGGTTCCTCGCCCCGAACAACGCGCACGTCCTGAACAACGAGCTGGGCTCCGCCGCCTGGCTCGCCGGCGGCATGCCGGAAGCGCTGCCGCACGACGGCGGCCCCGGGCGGCCCAAGCCGGAGACGGTCGCGGCGGCCATCGGCACCCGCAGCGGGCCGTACTACGCGCTGCGCACGACCCTGCTGTGCCTGGAGAACACCCACAACGCGGCAGGCGGCGCGGTCATCCCGCCGCACGAGCACGCCCAGCTGCTGTCCACCGCACGGCAGGCCGGGCTGCAGGTCCACCTGGACGGCGCCCGCGTCTGGCACGCGGCTGTCGCGCTCGGCCTGCCGCCCGCCGCGCTGACCGTGGGCGTGGACAGCGTGTCCGCGTGCTTCAGCAAGGGGCTGGGCGCGCCGGCCGGGTCGGTCGTCGCGGGCAGCCGGGAGTTCGTGGAGCGGGCGCGCCGGATGCGGCAGATGCTCGGCGGCGGCATGCGGCAGATCGGGGTGCTCGCCGCGGCCTGCCTGGTCGCGCTGGACCGGGTCCCGGACCTCGCCGCGGAGCACGAGAAGGCCCGGCGGCTGGCCGACGGGCTGCGTGAGCTGGGCTGGCAGGCCGACACCCCGGAGACCAACATCGTGCTCGCGCCGGTCGCCGACATCGCGGTGACGCTGGAGTCGCTGCAGGCCCAGGGCGTGCTGGCGCTGCCGATGGCCGGCAGGGTGCGATTCGTGCTGCACCGGGACGTCTCGCCGGCCGACGTGGACGAGGCGCTGCGCCGCATCAAGGCCGGTGGTCACCCGTGA